In Terriglobus aquaticus, the genomic window TCGGGTCTTCGCGCACGAAGTACCGCATCGCGTTCAGGGGATAGATCCCCACATCCATGATCGGCCCACCACCGGCGAACTTAGGATCCAGCCGCCACTGATTCGGGTGCGCATTGAACCCGAACCCGCCCTCAAACGCCTGAATCTGCCCAATCGCCCCCGACTGGATGATCCGCTCCGTCTCCAGGTGCGTCGGGTCGTAGTGGCAGCGGTACGCGATCATCAGCTTCACCTTCGCCTGCTTGCACGCATCGATCATCTGCCGGCACTCGGCGCTGCTGATCGCCATCGGCTTCTCGCACAACACATGCTTGCCCGCCTTGGCCGCGCGCACCGTGTACTCGCAGTGCATGCTGTTCGGCAATCCGATGTACACCGCCTGCACCGCCTTGTTCTCGCGGATGCGGTCGAAGTTCTCGTACGAGTAGATCGAGCTCTCGGGCACACCATACCGCGCCGCCCACTCCTTGCCCTTCGTATCGCCGTGTCCGGTCACCAGCGCCGTCACCTTGATGTTCTTGCCCGCAAGTTGCAGGCAGCCGCGCCCAAAGATGTCGCTGATGGTGCCCAGCCCCACCAGCGCATAGCCCACCGGCTCGCCAGCACCGCTGCCGCCCTGCAATCCCAAGTCCGACGCCGCACTGAACGACGGCAAACTCAACCCAGTCAGCGCGAGCGCAGAAAGCCTGCTGAAATCCCGACGGTTCATGCGAAGTGTCCTCTTGACCACATCAGATGCGCGGCAACCCGCCCGCATCGCCACACCGCCTCACGCCGACTTGCGGCGGTAGAAGGTGCTACAAAAGCACCATGCCCCGAAAGCCCCTGCTGCTCTCCACCCTCCTGCTCGCCGCGCTCACCCTTTCGGCGCAGGACACACCCAGGCCGCAGACCCTCACCGCGCGCATCGCCGGCATGCAGCACATCGCGGGCTTCGTCCCGCTCGACTACGAAGCCAAATCCGGCAAGCTCTTCC contains:
- a CDS encoding Gfo/Idh/MocA family protein, translating into MNRRDFSRLSALALTGLSLPSFSAASDLGLQGGSGAGEPVGYALVGLGTISDIFGRGCLQLAGKNIKVTALVTGHGDTKGKEWAARYGVPESSIYSYENFDRIRENKAVQAVYIGLPNSMHCEYTVRAAKAGKHVLCEKPMAISSAECRQMIDACKQAKVKLMIAYRCHYDPTHLETERIIQSGAIGQIQAFEGGFGFNAHPNQWRLDPKFAGGGPIMDVGIYPLNAMRYFVREDPTDFTAVVSTRDKTSHRFDGMEQTMEFTMKFPSGVLASIGTSYGENMPGFVRIHGDKGTIELGPAFDYTGIHLRSLEPRIHADATSPDDQTFHFQLEATHFADCIRTGATPKTPGEEGLKDMLAIEAIYRAAGHPIA